A portion of the Ferviditalea candida genome contains these proteins:
- a CDS encoding electron transfer flavoprotein subunit alpha/FixB family protein — MSAEQAEQMDVQMPDWSAYRGVLIVVEQRGGEAKKVSWQLLGKGRELADKLEAPLMALVMGDKVEHLAKEAVGYGADKVYLCEAEELKEYRTRPYSRICLKLIHDIKPEIVLFGATGTGRDLAGAIATHLPTGLTADTTQLDVEPHPSRLLMASRPAFSEKMMATILCKQYRPQMATARAGVFQALPRDDGRQAEIIRIDNLMHEEEIAAKVLDFISESGKVNLEEAEVIVAGGRGLGGPEPFAMLKELADALGGEVGASRAAVDAGWISHDHQVGQTGHTVRPKLYFAIGISGAVQHTVGMSNSDLVVAVNKDPEAPIFQFAHYGITGDLFKIVPAITEAVKKKKGMFGIEQPQSGSAAHPVNA, encoded by the coding sequence ATGTCAGCAGAGCAAGCAGAACAAATGGATGTGCAAATGCCCGATTGGTCAGCTTACCGCGGGGTGCTTATTGTAGTGGAGCAGCGGGGAGGAGAGGCCAAGAAAGTCTCTTGGCAGTTGTTGGGGAAGGGCCGGGAACTGGCCGATAAATTGGAGGCGCCCCTGATGGCGCTTGTGATGGGAGACAAAGTGGAGCATCTGGCAAAGGAAGCCGTTGGCTATGGAGCCGATAAGGTTTATCTTTGTGAAGCGGAAGAATTGAAAGAATACAGAACCCGTCCGTACAGCCGAATTTGTCTGAAGTTGATTCACGATATCAAACCGGAGATCGTGCTGTTTGGCGCAACGGGAACCGGCCGGGATTTGGCCGGAGCGATTGCCACCCACCTTCCGACCGGACTGACGGCGGATACCACCCAATTGGATGTGGAGCCGCATCCTTCCCGGCTGCTCATGGCCAGCCGTCCGGCATTTTCCGAGAAAATGATGGCGACCATTCTCTGCAAGCAGTACCGTCCGCAGATGGCGACGGCCCGTGCGGGAGTGTTCCAGGCGCTGCCCAGGGACGACGGCAGGCAAGCGGAAATTATTCGCATTGACAACCTCATGCATGAGGAGGAAATTGCCGCCAAGGTGCTTGACTTCATCAGCGAAAGCGGCAAGGTCAATCTCGAGGAAGCGGAAGTGATCGTGGCCGGCGGCCGCGGTCTGGGCGGGCCCGAGCCGTTCGCCATGCTGAAGGAACTGGCCGACGCCTTGGGCGGCGAAGTCGGCGCCAGCCGCGCAGCGGTCGATGCGGGCTGGATTTCGCATGACCACCAGGTCGGGCAGACCGGCCATACCGTACGTCCGAAGCTTTATTTTGCGATCGGTATCTCCGGCGCGGTGCAGCATACGGTAGGCATGAGCAATTCCGATCTGGTCGTGGCGGTCAACAAGGATCCGGAAGCACCGATTTTTCAATTTGCCCATTACGGGATCACAGGCGATTTGTTCAAGATCGTTCCTGCCATAACCGAAGCGGTGAAGAAGAAAAAAGGCATGTTCGGGATCGAACAGCCGCAGAGCGGCAGCGCTGCCCATCCGGTAAACGCATAA
- a CDS encoding electron transfer flavoprotein subunit beta/FixA family protein produces the protein MLHIVVCIKQVPDSREIRIDPKTNTLIRQGVPSIVNFYDLHGLEEALRIKDEHGAKVTVVTMGPPPAEKSLKECVSLGADEGVLVTDRGFAGADTLATSYVLAKAIEKIEQQWGTVDMIFCGKQTLDGDTGQVGPGIACRLDTEQLTYVSGVERVDPVARKVTVKRLLEDGVEVVETSMPVLITALKELNKVRRASLPGMIRAARYKPIVWTTADFPDLDRSRIGLKGSPTIVSKTWVPEVKKVEGVKIEGDTAEAIAEQLAAKLWETELPERFGWSS, from the coding sequence ATGCTTCACATCGTTGTCTGTATCAAACAGGTGCCTGACAGCAGGGAGATTCGCATCGATCCGAAGACGAACACCCTGATTCGCCAAGGAGTGCCGAGCATTGTCAATTTTTACGATCTGCACGGTCTGGAGGAAGCGCTTCGGATCAAAGATGAACACGGCGCCAAAGTTACCGTAGTCACAATGGGACCTCCGCCGGCGGAAAAAAGTTTGAAAGAGTGCGTTTCACTTGGCGCGGACGAGGGTGTTCTGGTCACAGACCGTGGCTTTGCCGGAGCGGATACGCTCGCAACGTCTTACGTGCTGGCCAAGGCCATAGAGAAAATTGAACAGCAGTGGGGAACCGTGGACATGATCTTCTGCGGAAAACAGACATTGGACGGAGACACGGGTCAGGTAGGCCCGGGCATCGCCTGCAGGCTTGACACGGAGCAGTTGACCTATGTCAGCGGGGTGGAGCGTGTAGATCCCGTTGCCCGCAAGGTAACCGTAAAGCGTCTGCTGGAGGATGGGGTTGAAGTGGTGGAAACCTCCATGCCGGTTCTGATCACTGCTTTGAAGGAATTGAACAAAGTGCGCCGGGCCTCTCTTCCGGGGATGATCCGGGCGGCGCGTTATAAGCCGATCGTGTGGACGACGGCGGATTTCCCGGATTTGGATCGAAGCCGGATCGGTTTGAAGGGCTCGCCGACGATCGTTTCCAAAACATGGGTGCCGGAAGTGAAGAAGGTTGAGGGTGTAAAAATTGAAGGCGATACGGCGGAAGCCATTGCCGAACAGCTCGCGGCAAAATTATGGGAAACGGAACTGCCTGAGCGCTTCGGCTGGTCGTCCTAA
- a CDS encoding pyruvate, water dikinase regulatory protein, giving the protein MAEQQQIIYICSDSVGETAEAVVRATIRQFDGSQVKTKRIGHIKYEDEVKTILEEASQNGGFVAYTLVQPELREMMKEESIRLGVRAVDIMGPMMQAYIDTFNDSPKRKPGLLHEMNEDYFRRVEAIEFAVKCDDGRDTHAMLQAHIILLGVSRTSKTPLSIFLAHKGYKVANFPLVPEVKVPQELYESRAVKKIGLSMDAEQLLKIRQARLKTVGLPTGAKYATLQRINEELEYAEAVMKKVGCPVINVTDRAIEETAGIIMEYL; this is encoded by the coding sequence TTGGCTGAGCAACAACAAATCATATATATATGTTCCGATTCGGTGGGTGAAACGGCGGAAGCAGTGGTTCGGGCGACCATTCGCCAATTTGACGGCAGTCAGGTCAAGACGAAAAGGATCGGACATATCAAGTATGAAGACGAGGTCAAAACGATCCTCGAGGAGGCGTCGCAGAACGGCGGATTTGTCGCGTACACGCTTGTCCAGCCAGAACTCAGGGAAATGATGAAGGAAGAGTCGATTCGTCTCGGTGTCAGGGCCGTCGATATCATGGGACCGATGATGCAGGCTTACATCGATACGTTCAACGACTCGCCGAAACGCAAGCCGGGGCTTCTTCACGAAATGAACGAAGATTACTTCAGGCGCGTCGAAGCGATAGAGTTTGCCGTTAAGTGCGATGACGGAAGGGACACGCATGCCATGCTCCAGGCCCATATCATCCTCCTTGGCGTATCGCGGACCTCGAAGACGCCGCTCAGCATCTTTTTGGCCCACAAAGGGTATAAGGTAGCCAATTTTCCGCTTGTCCCGGAAGTGAAGGTTCCGCAGGAGCTTTATGAATCACGGGCCGTCAAAAAAATCGGACTGTCGATGGATGCCGAGCAGCTGCTGAAAATCCGGCAGGCCCGGCTGAAAACCGTCGGTCTGCCGACAGGCGCCAAATATGCCACCCTGCAAAGAATCAATGAAGAATTGGAATATGCGGAAGCGGTCATGAAGAAAGTCGGTTGTCCGGTGATTAATGTGACCGACAGAGCAATCGAAGAAACCGCCGGCATCATAATGGAATATCTGTAA